The Thioalbus denitrificans sequence TCCCTCATCGCACTGGTGCTGGCGCCCCTGGTGGCCCTGGCGGTGAAGCTCATCAGCGGGCGGCTGCGGCGCCTCAACCGCGAGCTGCAGCAGAGCATGGGCGACATGGCCCACAACCTCGAGGAGATCATCAACGGCCACAAGGTGGTGAAGCTCTTCGGCGGCCAGCCGCCCGAGGCGCGCCGCTTCAACCGGATCAACAACTGGGTGCGCCGCTACACCATGAAGCAGGTGGTGACCTCCGAGACCAACGTCCCGATCGTGCAGATGCTCGCGGTGATCGGCCTGGTGGTGATGATCTACTTCGCCGCCCTGCAGTCGGCCGCGAACGCCATCACCATCGGCGGCTTCGTCTCCTTCTTCGGCGCCATGGCGCTGCTGCTGGCGCCCCTCAAGCGCCTGACCAGCATCAACACGCCCCTGCAGCGCGGCCTGGCGGCCGCCGAGAGCGTGTTCGCGCTGGTGGACGAGGAGCCCGAGGCGGATACCGGTTCCCGCAGCCTGGCGCGGGTGCAGGGCCGGGTGGAGTTCCGGGACGTCTCCTTCAGCTACGAGGCGGACGGCCGCAGGGCGCTGGAGGGCATCACGCTCGCCATCGAGCCGGGCGAGAACGTGGCCCTGGTGGGGATGTCCGGCAGCGGCAAGTCCACCCTGGTCCAGCTGCTGCCGCGCTTCTACCACCCGGACACCGGCGCCATCCTCATCGACGGGGTCGACATCCGCGAGCTGCGGCTGGCGGACCTGCGCCGCCACATCGCCCTGGTCTCCCAGGACGTGGTGCTGTTCAACGACAGCGTGCGCGGCAATATCGCCTATGGCGCCATGGACGGGGCGGACGAGGCCGCCGTCATCCGCGCCGCCGAGGCCGCCCACGCCATGGAGTTCATCCGCGCCATGCCCGAGGGACTCGACACCCTGGTGGGCGACAACGGCGTGCGGCTCTCCGGCGGCCAGCGCCAGCGGGTCGCCATCGCCCGCGCCATTCTCAAGGACGCCCCCATCCTGATCCTGGACGAGGCCACCTCGGCCCTCGACACCCAGTCGGAGCGCTACATCCAGCAGGCGCTGGAGGTCCTGAAACAGGGCCGCACCACCATCACCATCGCCCACCGCCTCTCCACCATCGAGAAGGCCGACCGCATCGTGGTGCTGGACGGCGGGCGCATCGCCGAGACCGGCACCCACGCCGAGCTGCTGGCGCGCGGGGGCATCTACAGCCGCCTGCACCAACTGCAGTTCACCCGGCCGGAGGCCGCGGCAGACGCGGTGGAGGCCCCGGACCCGCCGTGACCCGTCCCGCGCGCTTCCCGCCACACCACTCCGGCGGCATCCATGGCCAGGCGTAGACGCCGCGAGCCCGCACCCTACGCACCGACCTACTGGCCCACCTGGCTGGGTCTCGGGCTGCTGCGGCTGCTGAACCTGCTGCCCTGGTCCTGGCAGCTGGCGCTGGGCCGTTTCCTGGGCGACGCCACCCGCCACCTGGCCCGCTCCCGGGCCCGGGTGGCGCGGACCAATCTCCGGCTCTGCTTCCCGGAGCTGGAGACCGCGGCGCGCGAGCGGCTGCTGCGCGATCATTTCCGGGCGCTCGGCATGGGGGTGGTGGAGCTCGCCATGAGCTGGTGGGGCAGCAACGAGCGCCTGCGCAGCCTGGGCAGCGTCGAGGGGCTGGAGCACTTCGACGCCGCGCTGGCCGCGGGTCACGGCATCATCCTGCTGACCGGGCACTTCACGCCCATGGAGCTGTGCGCCCACCGCCTCTCACTGGAGCGCCCCTTCGACGCCATGTACCGGCCCGCCAGCAACGTGGTGGTGGACCGGCTCACCAAGCGCGCCCGCGACCGCCGCCGCAATACCCGCATCTTCGCCCGCGACGACATCCGCGCCATGCTCCGCAGCCTGCGCGACAACCGCGCCGTGTGGTACGGACCGGACCAGGACTACGGCCGTGAGCTCAGCGTCTTCGCCCCCTTCTTCGGCGTGGACGCGGCCACCATCACCACCACCGCCCGCTTCGCCCGCATGAGCCGCGCCCGGGTGGTACCCTATTTCCCGGTGCGCCGCGCCGACGGCCGCTACGTCATCCGGGTGCTGCCGCCGCTGGCCGGCTACCCGACCGGCGACGCCGAGGCGGACGCCCGGACCATCAACGCCCTGGTGGAGGCGGCGGTGCGGGCGTGCCCGGAGCAGTACCTGTGGATCCACCGGCGCTTCAAGACGCGCCCCCAAGGGGAGCCGCGGCTCTACTGAGCCAGGGATACGCATGCAACGGGCCCTGTTCATCACCCTGAGCAACATCGGCGACGCCGTGCTCACCACGCCGGCGCTGGAGTACCTGCACGCCCGGCACCCGGACCTGCGCTTCGACATCGTCGCCGACGCCCGCTCCGCGGAGCTGTTCACCCACTGCCCCTACCGCGGCGAGATCCTGCTCAAGCACAAGCGCGCCGGCTGGCGGGGACTGCTGCGGCTGATCCGGACCCTGCGCCGCACCCGCTACGTCCTGGCGGCCGACCTGCGCACCGACGGACTGGCCTACCTGCTGCGCGCCGAGCGGCGCATGACCAAGCTGCGGCGCGGTCCGGCCGGCCCCCACAGCGTGGAGGAGCACATGGCGGTGGTGGCGCCCGGCGTGCGCCGCGCGGAGATACCGCCCACCCGCATCTGGCTGACCGACGCGCTGCGCGAGCAGGCCCGCGAGCGCCTCGCCGCCCTGCCCCCGGGGCCCCTGCTGGCCATCGGTCCGGGCGCCAACTGGCTGCCCAAGATCTGGCCCCTGGAGTCCTTCGCCGAGCTGCTGCGCCGGCTCGAGGGGCGGGTGGCGGCGGCGGTCCTGCTGGGCGGCCCCAAGGACCGCGAGCGCGCCGAGGGCCTGGTGCGGGAAGCAGCGCTGCCGATGCTCGATCTATGCGGCACCACCGGGCTGCTGGAGGCGACCGCGGTGCTGGAGCGGGCCGACCTGTTCGTGGGCAACGACTCCGGACTGGGACACCTGGCCAGCGCGGTCGCCACGCCGACCCTCACCCTGTTCGGGCCGGGCGAGCCGGAGCGCTACCACCCCTGGGGTCCCCGCGCCGCCTGGCTAGTGGCGCCCGATCGCGACCTGGCCCGGCTCACCCCCGAGGTGGTGGCGGAGCGGCTCCTGAGGCACCTGGAACGATGGCGCTGATCCCCTCCCTGCATATCATCGGCAGTCGCAGGGGCGGCGGCGCCGAGCGCTTCTTCAC is a genomic window containing:
- the msbA gene encoding lipid A export permease/ATP-binding protein MsbA, giving the protein MDSRTLYLRLLQYVRPYWRSFAASLLATAVLAATEPALAALLKPLLDGSFVDKDPTMIRLMPLLLLGVFALRGVSGFISAVALNWVANKVVMDLRGLMFDRLLNLPTRFYDNHPTGVVLSKVTYNVNQVTDAATKVLVVLVRDSIIILGLLGWMLYLSWQLSLIALVLAPLVALAVKLISGRLRRLNRELQQSMGDMAHNLEEIINGHKVVKLFGGQPPEARRFNRINNWVRRYTMKQVVTSETNVPIVQMLAVIGLVVMIYFAALQSAANAITIGGFVSFFGAMALLLAPLKRLTSINTPLQRGLAAAESVFALVDEEPEADTGSRSLARVQGRVEFRDVSFSYEADGRRALEGITLAIEPGENVALVGMSGSGKSTLVQLLPRFYHPDTGAILIDGVDIRELRLADLRRHIALVSQDVVLFNDSVRGNIAYGAMDGADEAAVIRAAEAAHAMEFIRAMPEGLDTLVGDNGVRLSGGQRQRVAIARAILKDAPILILDEATSALDTQSERYIQQALEVLKQGRTTITIAHRLSTIEKADRIVVLDGGRIAETGTHAELLARGGIYSRLHQLQFTRPEAAADAVEAPDPP
- the lpxL gene encoding LpxL/LpxP family Kdo(2)-lipid IV(A) lauroyl/palmitoleoyl acyltransferase, producing MARRRRREPAPYAPTYWPTWLGLGLLRLLNLLPWSWQLALGRFLGDATRHLARSRARVARTNLRLCFPELETAARERLLRDHFRALGMGVVELAMSWWGSNERLRSLGSVEGLEHFDAALAAGHGIILLTGHFTPMELCAHRLSLERPFDAMYRPASNVVVDRLTKRARDRRRNTRIFARDDIRAMLRSLRDNRAVWYGPDQDYGRELSVFAPFFGVDAATITTTARFARMSRARVVPYFPVRRADGRYVIRVLPPLAGYPTGDAEADARTINALVEAAVRACPEQYLWIHRRFKTRPQGEPRLY
- a CDS encoding glycosyltransferase family 9 protein — translated: MQRALFITLSNIGDAVLTTPALEYLHARHPDLRFDIVADARSAELFTHCPYRGEILLKHKRAGWRGLLRLIRTLRRTRYVLAADLRTDGLAYLLRAERRMTKLRRGPAGPHSVEEHMAVVAPGVRRAEIPPTRIWLTDALREQARERLAALPPGPLLAIGPGANWLPKIWPLESFAELLRRLEGRVAAAVLLGGPKDRERAEGLVREAALPMLDLCGTTGLLEATAVLERADLFVGNDSGLGHLASAVATPTLTLFGPGEPERYHPWGPRAAWLVAPDRDLARLTPEVVAERLLRHLERWR